From Pantoea vagans:
TCCTAAACGAAAAGTAAACGGCGATTATACGCATTGAATTCACCAATCTCCCACAAAATTGCGACGATGGTCGCGCAGGATAAGCGATTTACAGGAGAAAATGGCGTGCCAGCAGGGGGCCGGTGAAGCTCTTCTTCAGGTAGAAGCCGCGCGGCAGGGTCATGATGGGCTGGCCCTGATCGCCGATTCCCTCGGTCAGTGCCTTACTGTTGGCGGCTTTGGGCCGGATTTGCAGCCAGGCACCATGGCGTGCGGTAATCTGCTCAACGCGCCCCAGCACGATCATATCCATTAGCTCTTCCCAGTCCTGACGCAGCATCTCATCTTCTTCCGCATTCGGGCTCCATAACAGCGGCGCGCCGACACGGCGTTCCCGCAGCGGAATCTCGCGTCCGCCTTCAACCGGGATCCAAAGCACCCGCGCCAGCTTGTGACGCACATGGCTGGTGAGCCAGGTCACGCCGCTGTTACCGGTCAGCGGTGCGACGCAGACAAAGGTGGTTTCCAGCGGTTTACCCTGTGCATCAATCGGGATGGTTTTCAGTTCGATACCGAGATGGGCAAAGTCCTGTTCCGCTTTGCTGCCTGCACTCGCCCCAAGGTGCCACTCCAGCAGCATGCCGACCCAGCCTTTATCGCGTTTAAGATCCGCAGGCATGGGCAGGCCGGCACGCGCAGCCAGCGTTTCCATAGGTAATCCGGCTAAATCCTGCGCGCGTGCCAGCAGGCTGGCTTCATCTTCGGGTGGTCCTGGTGGATAACGCATGTTGATAACTCGTAATGGTTAAAATTCGTACAGCTGCGGGTGGTTAAGTTGTCCCGCTAAAATAAATCGTGTCCGGGATCGATAATAACATGATAGATCATGCTTTTTTAGGTGGATTGACCTTGCGCTATCCGCAGTGGGCCAGGGTTATCCCAGCTTACCCGCAACAATGAACAGGATCTCCAGCCCGGTTATCCACAGAAAAGTGGGATAACCCCCTTATGTTTGCGGTACTGGTTCCATTTACAGCCTTGACTTTTCGCTATTTGACCAAATTTTCACCGCCCTGACCTAACCCTGAGCAATTATCTGTGGATAAAAAGCACTGTGCTTATAATTTAGCCAATTGTCAGTGGGCGTAAAAATATTCGCTGTTTATAAAAAGCCGATGAAGTGAGATTCTGCATTAATTTAATTATTAATCAATAAGATAATAAACTAAGTCTTTTCGGCATTCCCTGGTGTGATGGCAGGGTTATTCAGTTAACTCCCGCGTTCTGCACAAAGCTATCCACAGAAAAGGTGAATAAGATCGATCTTTTTTGTGGTCTTTGTTTATAACTTTGCCCTTTTCTGTGAGTTATCCCGCTATTGATGGCTCAACCCCCCATGAATCCAGTGGTTTACCGCCTGTAAGGAGTGTGAAACAATCAAGCCATTCAAATTTTGCTTTGAGGTAGTCCGGTGATCGATGATGATGGCTACCGCCCGAATGTTGGTATCGTAATCTGTAACCGGCAGGGACAAGTGTTATGGGCCAGGCGCTTTGGACAGCACTCCTGGCAATTTCCTCAGGGAGGCATCAATCCCGGTGAAACCGCAGAACAGGCGATGTATCGCGAACTGTTCGAAGAGGTCGGATTACACCGGAAAGATGTTCGAATACTTGCCTCTACCCGTAACTGGTTGCGTTACAAGTTGCCAAAACGTTTGGTGCGTTGGGACACAAAGCCGGTATGTATCGGCCAGAAACAAAAGTGGTTTCTTCTGCAGTTAATGTGTAATGACGCGGATATCAATGTGCAGCACAGCAGCACGCCGGAATTTGACGGCTGGCGCTGGGTCAGTTTCTGGTATCCGGTGCGTCAGGTTGTCTCCTTTAAGCGCGATGTCTATCGTCGGGTAATGAAGGAATTCGCTGGCGTGGTGATGTCTATGCAGGAGAGTGCGGGGCAGCGAAATAATCCTGCCCATCGACGTAAGAGAGGATAGGCCACGCCCTTTATGCTCACTCAGTTGCGCGAAATTGTAGAAAAAGTGGCGAGTGCGCCGCGTCTCAATGAAGCACTCGACATCCTGGTCAATGAGATCTGTCTGGCGATGGACACGGAAGTCTGTTCCGTTTACCTCGCCGACCACGATCGTCGCTGCTATTACCTGATGGCGACGCGCGGCCTCAAAAAACCGCGTGGCCGCACCGTGACGCTGGCGTTTGACGAAGGTATCGTCGGTTTAGTGGGCCGTCTGGCCGAACCGATTAACCTTGCTGACGCCCAGAGTCACCCCAGTTTTAAATATATCCCCGCAGTCAAAGAGGAGCGTTATCGCTCCTTCCTCGGCGTGCCCATTATCAGCCGTCGCCAGCTTCTTGGCGTGCTGGTGGTGCAGCAGCGCGAACACCGTCAGTTTGATGAAAGCGAAGAGTCATTCCTGGTTACGCTCGCTACCCAGATGGCGGCGCTGCTGTCGCAGTCTCAGATGGGTCAGCTGTTTGGTCAGTTCCGGCAGACGCGGGTGCGCGCCATTGCGGCAGCGCCTGGCGTAGCGGTGGCACCCGGCTGGGTCGATGAGACGCAGCCTCTGCTCGATCAGGTTTCGGCCGCCTCGACGCTGGATGTGCAGCGTGAACGTGAGCGTCTGTCGCTTGCTATGAGCGAAGCGGCCAGTGAATTCCGCCGCTTCAGCAAACGTTTCAGCGCCAGCGCACAAAAAGAGAGCGCGGCCATTTTCGATCTCTACTCTCACCTGTTAACCGATGCCCGGCTGAAGAAAGATCTGTTCGACGAGATCGAGCGCGGATCGGTCGCGGAGTGGGCTGTGAAACAGGTGATCGAGAAGTTTGCTGAACAGTTCGCCAGCCTGACTGACAACTACCTGCGTGAACGTGCAGGCGATCTGCGGGTGCTGGGTCAGCGTCTGCTGTTTCACCTCGATGATACTCTGGTCGGCACCAATGCCTGGCCGGAACGC
This genomic window contains:
- the mutH gene encoding DNA mismatch repair endonuclease MutH produces the protein MRYPPGPPEDEASLLARAQDLAGLPMETLAARAGLPMPADLKRDKGWVGMLLEWHLGASAGSKAEQDFAHLGIELKTIPIDAQGKPLETTFVCVAPLTGNSGVTWLTSHVRHKLARVLWIPVEGGREIPLRERRVGAPLLWSPNAEEDEMLRQDWEELMDMIVLGRVEQITARHGAWLQIRPKAANSKALTEGIGDQGQPIMTLPRGFYLKKSFTGPLLARHFLL
- the rppH gene encoding RNA pyrophosphohydrolase, yielding MIDDDGYRPNVGIVICNRQGQVLWARRFGQHSWQFPQGGINPGETAEQAMYRELFEEVGLHRKDVRILASTRNWLRYKLPKRLVRWDTKPVCIGQKQKWFLLQLMCNDADINVQHSSTPEFDGWRWVSFWYPVRQVVSFKRDVYRRVMKEFAGVVMSMQESAGQRNNPAHRRKRG